One part of the Glycine max cultivar Williams 82 chromosome 14, Glycine_max_v4.0, whole genome shotgun sequence genome encodes these proteins:
- the LOC102668668 gene encoding probable ATP synthase 24 kDa subunit, mitochondrial, which yields MLKNIFVEVKNKFETAIGILKKEKITIDPEDPAVVSHYAKVMKTIREKASLLPESQDILSTIEIETQDIPDARTYLLTLKEIRVKRGLTDDLGAEALMIDALDKVEKDLKKPLLRNDKKGMDLLLAEFDKINKKLGIRKEDLPKYEEELELKVAKAQLEELKKDALEAMETQKKRYY from the exons ATGCTGAAGAACATTTTTGTGGAGGTGAAGAACAAATTTGAGACCGCCATAGGAATATtaaagaaggagaaaatcacCATTGACCCAGAAGATCCAGCTGTTGTTTCTCATTATGCAAAGGTCATGAAAACAATTAGAGAGAA GGCAAGCTTATTGCCGGAGTCCCAAGACATACTATCCACCATTGAAATTGAGACACAGGATATTCCAGATGCTCGGACCTATCTTCTGACTTTGAAGGAAATAAGAGTCAA GAGAGGTCTTACAGATGATCTTGGTGCAGAGGCTCTGATGATAGATGCATTGGACAAAGTTGAAAAGGATTTAAAAAAACCTTTACTGAGAAATGATAAGAAAGGAATGGACCTTCTCTTGGCAGAGTTTGATAAGATTAATAAGAA ACTTGGAATTCGAAAGGAAGATCTACCGAAGTATGAAGAGGAGCTAGAACTTAAAGTAGCCAAAGCACAACTGGAGGAGCTGAAGAAGGATGCTCTTGAGGCAATGGAAACTCAAAAGAAGAGGTACTACTAA